TCCATGGGTAACAGCTGGTGCTAAAATTCCTATCTTATGCTTCGCCTGACTTTCCCCTTCTTTTGCTCCTGCATCAGACTGGGTATCCGCTGGACTACTATTACAACCAGCCAGTAAAGGAACAAGCAATAGGGTAACAGCAAGTAAAATCACAAGAAACTTTTTCACATTAACATCCCCCTTACAATAAAGTATTTACTTCCATGAATTTTCCCTCTGTCTTTTGATATTTCTAGGGTTAATTCCCTTCATCATTGGATATTTCTTCTAAGATTTCCACCACAGCCAGGATTTGTTCTTGCCTTATCCTCGGAGAGGGAATACCCCTTTTTATGCAATCTATAAAATGGGATAGTTCATAATAAAACATCCCTGTAGGTGGAAGATTAATACCAGTGGAAATTTTGACTTTCTCCTCTATATCAAAATAGTAGGGGGGCCTTTCCCTCTGGTATAAAACTAAATTTTCTCCGTCATTGACCAATAATGCTTTTTCAAAATACACCCTCCACCTTGAGGTAAAGGGATAATCCGCATTATACCATGCGGCTTCTGCCACTATATTTAGTCCCTTATATGAATAATGAAAGCGGTAATGTTCCTCATAGGATTTATCCTGCCCTCTACAGCTAGTAAAGGAGTAACCCTCTGGTTTACCAAATAAACTGATCATTAAATCCAAATCATGGATATGTAAATCAAAGGGAAGAAGTCCGCTTTTTTCCTTATCAAACAACCAACCTCCTTGAGCCCAACTGGGGCAAGCAGTAATACGTTCAAAATATCCATCTAAGGGCTTCCCATATTTCTGGCTTTTTACCATTTCATGAAGAATTTCTGCTGCCTTGGTAAACTGTAAGACCTGACCTACAAATAAAAGCAATCCCTTTTTTTCTGCTCGATCAAACATTTCCTGGGCATCTTTTTTCCTCAGAGCAATAGGTTTTTCCACGATAACGTGTTTGCCCAAACTAAGACTTTCCATAACATGCTCTTTATGCAAAAAGGTAGGTGTGCAAATATCTATAACATCAATATCTTCTTGTTCAGTCATTGTGGCAATATCTTTATAGGCCGATACACCCCATTCTTTTGCCTTTTTATGATCTAAGGATGAATGGGAAACTACAGCCACCACTTGGCATCCCTCTATTTGAGCATAGTTGTTATAGTGTACTGCACCCATCCCCCCCATACCCACAATGCCGATTTTAATCATCTTCACTCCCCCTTATACCTCCAGTCCCAATGATTTAAGATAATGATAGGAATCCTGTACAGCCTGATTGATTTCTCCCAGATGCCGTGGCCCTTTTTGAGTAAATTCAATCTCAATACTTAGGGGACAATGATTTCCTGCTTTATCTAACCTTTCTATGATACTATGAAAGTCTATATACCCCTTACCTAGGGCAGGAAAGTTCCACTCCTTTTGAGCACCTGCCTTATCTTTCAGATGAATATGCCCAATTTTATCCATACATGCTTCCATATCCTTTACTACATCCACATCCCCGTAAAAAATGGCATTGGCCGTATCATAGTTAATCCATACGTGGGGGGAGTCTACCAAGTCCACAATAGTTTTTAATTGTTTTCCCCTTCCATGCTTGCCGTGATTTTCTAATCCTAGGAACAAATTGGACTCCTCTAAATACGGAATTAATTCTTTAATATGCTGTGCTACCTCTTCATCAGATACCTCCGCCCGATCCTCTAAATGGGCCTCTCCAATAGAAGAGATAATATAGCTACATTCAAAAAATGCGGCCAAACGAATATTCGCAATAAAATCTTCTATTCTGTCCCTGTCCATCAAATTACAATGACCACTCATAGAAAAAGGGTGTACACCCGATTTTTTCAATTGATCTTTAATATGATATAGTTTTTCAAAGCTCATATTGGGAAAGACATGCTCAGTCCATCCCTTGGTGGCGGTAAGTTCTATATACTGAAAACCAGCCTTTTTTATTCCCTCTATTGCGTCATTTAAGGAATAACCGTGATAGGTATTGGAGTTAATCCCTATAACCCTTTTCATCCTATCCATCCTTTCTGGGACAAAGTGTCTATCCCTATATCCTGGAAATTCTATCTATTTTAAATGTATGTACTCAATAAACTACATATTCCACCATCTCCTGATGGATTTTTTATTCTTTTCTGTGGATAAGTGTTATTTTGGGATTTTTCCATTAAAAAACTACCCACATCTTCAACATGGGTAGTGTTTATAGCTTTGTCTCGGGTTTCTATTTATTTAAAATCTGACCAATATTTTTCACTTGAATAGATAGGGTCCCATCGGGATTATTGATAAATTCTATATATTCCTTATTCTCAAAGTAATCCACAGGAATAATCAGTTCTATTCCTGTATCGGTTTTGATCTTGTGATTTTTCCCTAGTCTTATGGCAATATTTTTGTCCATCTTTACTTTATTGGAAAGACCGGCATTTTTTACTTCATTAACAAATTCCTCCTGCATAGCAGGAGAAGAAGCAAAAATTTGCTTTCCTAATTCTTCAGCATCTAAATCTTCAGAAACCTGAATGTTGTCCACAATAACATTCTTTGCTTTAGATACGG
The Irregularibacter muris DNA segment above includes these coding regions:
- a CDS encoding Gfo/Idh/MocA family protein, producing MIKIGIVGMGGMGAVHYNNYAQIEGCQVVAVVSHSSLDHKKAKEWGVSAYKDIATMTEQEDIDVIDICTPTFLHKEHVMESLSLGKHVIVEKPIALRKKDAQEMFDRAEKKGLLLFVGQVLQFTKAAEILHEMVKSQKYGKPLDGYFERITACPSWAQGGWLFDKEKSGLLPFDLHIHDLDLMISLFGKPEGYSFTSCRGQDKSYEEHYRFHYSYKGLNIVAEAAWYNADYPFTSRWRVYFEKALLVNDGENLVLYQRERPPYYFDIEEKVKISTGINLPPTGMFYYELSHFIDCIKRGIPSPRIRQEQILAVVEILEEISNDEGN
- a CDS encoding sugar phosphate isomerase/epimerase family protein, yielding MKRVIGINSNTYHGYSLNDAIEGIKKAGFQYIELTATKGWTEHVFPNMSFEKLYHIKDQLKKSGVHPFSMSGHCNLMDRDRIEDFIANIRLAAFFECSYIISSIGEAHLEDRAEVSDEEVAQHIKELIPYLEESNLFLGLENHGKHGRGKQLKTIVDLVDSPHVWINYDTANAIFYGDVDVVKDMEACMDKIGHIHLKDKAGAQKEWNFPALGKGYIDFHSIIERLDKAGNHCPLSIEIEFTQKGPRHLGEINQAVQDSYHYLKSLGLEV